One Thiohalomonas denitrificans DNA segment encodes these proteins:
- a CDS encoding thiamine pyrophosphate-requiring protein — translation MADQVSDFLLERLHGWGVRRIFGYPGDGINGIVGALERAKEKLEFIQVRHEEMAAFMASAHAKFTGEVGVCLATSGPGAIHLLNGLYDAKLDHQPVLAIVGQQKTMALGGDYQQEVDLQVLFKDVAHEYIHTIMHPAQLRHVVDRAMRIAMAERQVTAIIIPADIQEQSAVKKPPRMHGSVHSGMGYTAPRVVPRTEDLERAAAVLNAGKKVAVLIGAGAQGARDEVLQVADLLGAGIAKALLGKAVLADDLPFVTGPIGLLGSKPSWKMMSDCDTLFMIGSSFPYSEWLPKEGDARGVQIDIDPRKLSMRYPMEVPLTGDTADTLRALIPFLEKKSDRSWRENIEKEVADWWKTLEARAMESADPINPQRVFWELSAKLPDNCIITADSGSAANWYARDLKIRDGMMASLSGGLATMGPGVPYAIAAKFAHPDRAVIAAVGDGAMQMNGNSELITAAKYYKRWSSPTLVIVVLNNHDLNQVTWEQRVLAGDPKNPATQDIPEFAYAAYAELIGFKGIRVEKPEELAAAFDEALAADRPALVDVRCDPQVPPLPPHIRFDQAKKYMTAILHGDPETAGIIRKSARDFMDDVFPRK, via the coding sequence ATGGCAGATCAGGTCAGTGATTTTCTGCTCGAACGGCTGCATGGTTGGGGTGTTCGCCGTATCTTCGGCTATCCAGGCGATGGCATTAATGGAATCGTTGGTGCGCTGGAACGGGCAAAGGAGAAGCTGGAGTTCATCCAGGTGCGCCATGAAGAGATGGCGGCGTTCATGGCGAGTGCCCACGCCAAATTCACCGGTGAGGTCGGGGTGTGCCTTGCCACTTCCGGGCCCGGCGCAATCCATCTTCTCAACGGCCTTTATGATGCCAAGCTTGACCACCAACCGGTATTGGCGATTGTCGGCCAACAGAAAACCATGGCTCTCGGCGGGGACTATCAGCAGGAAGTCGATCTGCAGGTTCTGTTCAAAGATGTAGCCCACGAGTACATTCATACCATCATGCACCCCGCCCAGCTGCGGCATGTCGTGGACCGTGCAATGCGGATTGCCATGGCCGAGCGCCAGGTGACTGCCATTATCATCCCTGCCGATATCCAGGAGCAGTCGGCGGTTAAAAAACCGCCCCGAATGCATGGAAGTGTCCATTCCGGTATGGGTTACACCGCTCCACGCGTGGTACCCAGAACCGAGGACCTTGAACGGGCAGCGGCGGTGCTCAATGCGGGCAAGAAGGTTGCCGTGCTGATCGGTGCCGGTGCTCAGGGTGCCAGGGACGAAGTGTTACAGGTGGCAGACCTGCTGGGTGCCGGTATCGCCAAGGCTTTGCTGGGCAAGGCTGTGTTAGCGGACGACTTGCCTTTTGTGACGGGCCCGATCGGACTCCTGGGCAGCAAGCCGAGTTGGAAAATGATGAGCGATTGCGACACGCTGTTCATGATCGGTTCGAGTTTTCCCTATTCGGAATGGCTCCCCAAGGAAGGCGATGCGCGCGGAGTCCAAATCGACATCGACCCACGCAAGCTCTCCATGCGCTACCCGATGGAGGTGCCGCTGACGGGCGATACCGCCGACACCCTGCGGGCACTCATTCCGTTTCTGGAGAAAAAGAGTGATCGCTCCTGGCGTGAAAATATCGAAAAGGAGGTGGCGGACTGGTGGAAGACCCTCGAGGCGCGTGCCATGGAAAGCGCCGATCCGATCAATCCGCAACGGGTGTTCTGGGAACTCTCGGCCAAGTTGCCGGACAACTGCATCATCACCGCCGATTCCGGTTCCGCCGCCAATTGGTATGCCCGGGACCTCAAGATTCGTGATGGCATGATGGCGTCTCTATCGGGAGGCTTGGCCACTATGGGTCCGGGCGTTCCCTATGCGATTGCGGCCAAATTTGCTCACCCGGACAGGGCGGTCATCGCCGCCGTGGGCGATGGTGCGATGCAAATGAACGGCAATAGCGAGCTGATTACCGCAGCCAAGTATTACAAGCGCTGGTCGAGCCCGACGCTGGTCATCGTCGTGCTCAATAATCATGACCTAAACCAGGTGACCTGGGAGCAGCGGGTACTGGCCGGCGATCCCAAAAACCCGGCGACCCAAGATATCCCCGAGTTCGCCTATGCGGCTTACGCTGAGCTGATCGGGTTCAAGGGGATTCGGGTCGAGAAACCCGAGGAGCTTGCAGCCGCATTCGATGAGGCACTGGCGGCCGACCGGCCGGCACTGGTCGATGTGCGATGTGATCCGCAGGTCCCGCCTCTTCCTCCTCACATTCGCTTCGATCAGGCGAAGAAATACATGACCGCTATTTTGCATGGTGATCCTGAAACGGCCGGGATCATCAGGAAGTCCGCCAGGGACTTCATGGATGATGTATTCCCGCGCAAGTGA
- a CDS encoding Hsp20/alpha crystallin family protein, with the protein MAKENKQEITTRRESPMGQRMPTPFDEMERMFESFFPSGWPRPMRMAPLLGEIAPGVKIPPVDIIDREAEIVLRAEMPGIDKDSIDVSMSDNSVTIRGSSHHEEKESEENYYRSEISRGAFSRTVTLPADVDGDKTKATFKEGVLELTMPKVERAKRHSIKVE; encoded by the coding sequence ATGGCTAAGGAAAACAAACAGGAAATCACCACTCGGCGGGAAAGCCCGATGGGTCAGCGAATGCCGACCCCCTTCGACGAGATGGAGCGGATGTTCGAGAGTTTCTTCCCCTCGGGTTGGCCACGTCCGATGCGAATGGCACCGCTTTTGGGAGAAATTGCACCGGGCGTCAAGATACCACCGGTCGACATCATCGATCGGGAGGCAGAAATTGTGCTGCGAGCGGAGATGCCGGGAATCGACAAGGACTCCATCGATGTTTCCATGAGCGACAACAGTGTCACCATTCGCGGCTCCAGTCATCACGAGGAAAAGGAATCGGAGGAAAACTACTACCGTAGCGAGATCAGCCGTGGTGCCTTTTCACGTACGGTCACGCTGCCGGCTGATGTGGATGGCGACAAGACCAAGGCCACTTTCAAGGAAGGGGTGCTGGAGCTGACCATGCCGAAGGTCGAGCGTGCCAAGCGGCATTCCATCAAGGTGGAATAG